In Algisphaera agarilytica, a single genomic region encodes these proteins:
- a CDS encoding ASCH domain-containing protein, whose translation MSIHVAILKREYLRMILSGQKTVESRLSKLRCAPFKSVSTGERLFLKASGGPFMATAIAGAVHDYADQTPEQIDALCDQWNPAVCGPLAYWRDRRDRPFATMIRLRNVEPMDVGPKLAVQNMRAWYVLPDEASPLMDVSLKPGALRNRYLSLPESSPAMRSQPLTLEMPDHESVQTDFVDGGPMLRWRGWGWYYDAFALEAGDVVRFVALGGRRYRVRFIRSTP comes from the coding sequence GTGTCGATCCATGTCGCCATCCTGAAACGCGAATACCTGCGGATGATCCTGTCGGGACAGAAGACGGTGGAGAGCCGGCTGTCGAAGCTGCGGTGCGCCCCGTTTAAGTCGGTCTCGACCGGCGAGCGGTTGTTTCTCAAAGCGTCGGGCGGGCCGTTCATGGCGACGGCGATCGCGGGGGCGGTCCACGACTACGCCGACCAGACGCCCGAGCAGATCGATGCGCTGTGTGATCAATGGAACCCCGCGGTCTGCGGCCCGCTGGCGTATTGGCGTGATCGGCGGGACCGTCCTTTCGCCACGATGATCCGCTTGCGGAACGTCGAGCCGATGGACGTGGGCCCGAAGTTAGCCGTGCAGAACATGCGGGCGTGGTACGTGCTACCGGATGAGGCGAGCCCGCTGATGGACGTCTCGCTGAAGCCCGGGGCGCTGCGCAACCGTTACCTCTCGCTGCCGGAGTCGTCGCCCGCTATGCGGAGTCAACCGCTCACGCTGGAGATGCCCGACCACGAGTCGGTCCAGACCGATTTCGTGGATGGCGGGCCCATGCTGCGTTGGCGCGGGTGGGGCTGGTACTACGACGCATTTGCGCTCGAGGCGGGTG